A window of the Kosakonia radicincitans DSM 16656 genome harbors these coding sequences:
- the sfbB gene encoding virulence-associated ABC transporter ATP-binding protein SfbB, which yields MIEIEKVCVDFPAGRGSASATRAVDSVSLRIAAGEIFGIVGTSGAGKSTLLRTLNALTRPSQGRVNINGVEISALDGAALRQARQRIGMIFQHFNLMHTRTVAQNVAFSLKAAGWERSKIAPRVAEILQLVGLSDKAHRYPVQLSGGQKQRVGIARAIANHPDVLLCDEPTSALDLETSATILALLKQINEQLGITIVLITHEMNVIKSICDRVAVMSGGKVVEEGEVFDIFAHPQHAFTQQLVSHTLNLTLPERLQQHLPGQLLKILFIGDSAEQPVLSDAAVKFGVAVNILHGKIEYIGERALGMLVVQLSSAENPHRVAEAVDYIRNRTAQVEVIRG from the coding sequence ATGATTGAGATAGAGAAGGTTTGCGTCGATTTTCCCGCAGGTCGCGGGAGCGCAAGCGCTACGCGTGCCGTTGATTCGGTCTCGCTGCGCATCGCCGCAGGTGAAATTTTTGGCATTGTCGGTACCAGTGGCGCGGGCAAAAGCACATTGCTGCGCACATTAAATGCACTTACGCGTCCCAGCCAGGGCCGCGTAAATATTAATGGCGTGGAAATCTCCGCGCTGGATGGCGCAGCGCTGCGTCAGGCGCGTCAGCGCATTGGCATGATTTTTCAGCATTTTAATCTGATGCACACCCGCACGGTGGCGCAAAACGTGGCCTTTAGCCTGAAAGCGGCGGGCTGGGAGCGCAGCAAAATCGCCCCGCGTGTAGCGGAAATTCTGCAACTGGTTGGGTTGAGCGATAAAGCGCATCGTTATCCGGTACAGCTGAGCGGCGGGCAAAAACAGCGCGTGGGTATCGCGCGCGCGATTGCCAACCATCCGGATGTATTGCTGTGCGACGAGCCGACTTCCGCGCTGGATCTGGAAACTTCCGCCACCATTCTGGCGCTGTTAAAACAGATCAACGAACAACTGGGGATCACGATTGTGCTGATCACCCATGAAATGAATGTGATCAAATCGATCTGCGATCGGGTGGCGGTAATGTCAGGCGGTAAAGTGGTGGAAGAGGGGGAAGTGTTTGATATTTTTGCCCATCCACAGCATGCATTCACCCAACAACTGGTATCGCACACGTTGAACCTGACGCTACCGGAACGTTTACAGCAACATTTACCGGGGCAACTGCTGAAGATCCTGTTTATTGGCGACTCCGCCGAACAGCCGGTACTCTCCGATGCGGCGGTGAAGTTTGGCGTGGCGGTGAATATTCTGCACGGCAAAATTGAGTATATCGGTGAGCGCGCGCTGGGGATGCTGGTGGTGCAATTGTCCTCTGCTGAAAATCCGCATCGGGTGGCAGAAGCCGTTGATTACATTCGCAACCGTACCGCACAGGTGGAGGTGATCCGTGGATGA
- a CDS encoding MetQ/NlpA family ABC transporter substrate-binding protein, translated as MGRRLSLRATFGALLLVCGLPFAHASSDPHTIVFGVAPGPYGDMVKQAIAPSLKEKGYKVVLREFSDYVQPNMALANGSIDANLFQHSLYFDKFTADKGLKLSKLISVPTAGMGFYSRKIKSLDELKKGDIVTLSNDPTNLARGLRFLQSLDLITIKESIDPTKASERDIASNPKGLVFKPLEAAQLPRTLDGVTASLVNGNFAIAAGLKLSSALKQEHLDENLKNIIAVRTEDADKPFAKDIVEVVKSPAYRAVIDDPNNVYGAFQKPDWMTQADKK; from the coding sequence ATGGGACGTCGTCTCAGCTTACGCGCTACCTTCGGCGCACTGCTTCTGGTATGCGGTTTACCTTTTGCTCACGCCAGCAGCGATCCGCACACGATCGTCTTCGGCGTGGCACCTGGCCCTTACGGCGATATGGTGAAACAGGCGATTGCGCCGTCGCTGAAAGAGAAGGGCTATAAAGTGGTGCTACGTGAATTCAGTGATTATGTACAACCCAACATGGCGCTGGCGAACGGCAGTATTGATGCGAACCTGTTTCAACACAGCCTCTATTTTGACAAATTCACCGCGGATAAAGGGCTGAAGTTAAGCAAACTGATCAGCGTACCAACGGCGGGAATGGGGTTTTACTCCCGTAAAATCAAAAGTCTGGATGAGTTGAAAAAGGGCGATATTGTCACGCTTTCCAACGATCCGACCAACCTGGCGCGCGGGCTGCGTTTCCTGCAATCGCTGGATCTTATCACCATCAAAGAGTCGATTGATCCGACTAAAGCCTCCGAGCGTGATATTGCCAGCAACCCGAAAGGGCTGGTGTTCAAACCGCTGGAAGCGGCACAACTGCCGCGCACGCTGGACGGGGTGACCGCTTCACTGGTCAACGGTAACTTTGCTATCGCTGCCGGGTTGAAGCTCTCTTCCGCGCTGAAGCAGGAACATCTGGATGAAAATCTGAAGAATATCATCGCAGTACGTACGGAAGATGCCGATAAGCCGTTCGCGAAGGATATTGTTGAAGTGGTGAAATCACCGGCTTATCGAGCGGTCATTGACGATCCCAACAATGTTTATGGCGCTTTCCAGAAACCCGACTGGATGACGCAAGCGGATAAGAAATAA
- a CDS encoding porin, with protein sequence MKIKTTALATAIGAAVALTSFATQAEITLLKQDPQAGDPLSRLNFTVGGSIRPQFDNAMGNSDKGSYKRNGYDGGTRFRFASDYYLFDDISWINYYELGVNIPALFDWDSHYAAGSNNTTRRMLYTGLKSKTWGTMTFGQQNSIYYDVVGAKTDIWDYDMKAQAPGNGIKGDYDGSYRSRKMLKYKNTFGDFDLYAAYLFSDSELLLKNSSIRYKRNGGGSLGVDYHLAKNLTWGTAWNYTKANVRNSSTGDTDSYSQNIYGTALSWTPDNWTFSFGGGWYENFLTTGQKNVHDYFAGDAWGIEYFAGYKIPVGQYALKYVQPYVMGDRLQYTTGRDYQRIDNGVGVTFQLDYGFRVDYEHVFTSSTDKSLADMNIVRLRYDF encoded by the coding sequence ATGAAAATAAAAACAACCGCCCTGGCGACAGCCATTGGCGCAGCAGTGGCATTAACATCTTTCGCAACTCAGGCGGAAATCACCCTTCTTAAACAGGATCCACAGGCCGGCGATCCGCTGAGCCGACTGAACTTCACCGTTGGCGGTTCTATCCGTCCGCAGTTCGATAACGCGATGGGCAATAGCGACAAAGGCTCGTACAAACGTAACGGTTATGACGGCGGCACCCGCTTTCGTTTCGCGTCGGACTACTACCTGTTTGATGATATTAGCTGGATTAACTATTACGAACTGGGTGTGAACATTCCGGCGCTGTTCGACTGGGATAGTCACTACGCAGCAGGTTCCAACAATACCACCCGTCGTATGCTGTACACCGGTCTGAAAAGCAAAACCTGGGGTACGATGACCTTTGGTCAGCAGAACAGCATTTATTACGATGTCGTGGGTGCGAAAACCGATATCTGGGATTACGACATGAAAGCCCAGGCGCCGGGTAACGGTATCAAAGGTGATTACGACGGTTCTTACCGTTCACGTAAGATGCTGAAATACAAAAACACCTTTGGTGATTTTGATCTCTATGCCGCCTACCTGTTCTCCGATAGCGAACTGCTGCTGAAAAACAGCAGCATCCGTTACAAACGTAATGGCGGCGGTTCACTGGGTGTGGATTACCACCTGGCCAAAAACCTGACCTGGGGTACGGCGTGGAACTACACCAAAGCCAACGTGCGTAACAGCAGCACTGGCGATACTGACTCCTACAGCCAGAACATCTATGGTACAGCGCTGAGCTGGACGCCGGATAACTGGACCTTCTCCTTCGGCGGCGGCTGGTACGAAAACTTCCTGACCACCGGTCAGAAAAATGTTCACGACTACTTCGCGGGTGACGCGTGGGGTATTGAATATTTTGCCGGTTATAAAATCCCGGTGGGCCAGTACGCGCTTAAATATGTACAGCCGTACGTGATGGGCGACCGTCTGCAATACACCACTGGCCGCGACTATCAGCGTATCGACAACGGCGTAGGTGTGACCTTCCAGCTGGATTACGGTTTCCGTGTCGATTACGAACACGTATTCACCAGCAGCACCGACAAGTCTCTGGCCGATATGAACATTGTTCGTCTGCGTTACGACTTCTGA